Proteins encoded in a region of the Zea mays cultivar B73 chromosome 2, Zm-B73-REFERENCE-NAM-5.0, whole genome shotgun sequence genome:
- the LOC109944380 gene encoding leucine aminopeptidase, with amino-acid sequence MGIGWRGLNRMMERFKDNMEFTKLKLKMAGIDPDDVYSEVPYEKGFQFLWRIEREIGRPAFDEFLKKYIATFKFQSIDTETFLEFLKTNVPGIENKIDLHLWVEGTGIPPDAMEPDSATYKKICSLATEFKSGKLPSEDEVAKWSGQEWELYIENLPADVEDSQVWALIKYQCYLSFIGV; translated from the exons ATGGGGATTGGATGGAGGGGGTTGAACAGGATGATGGAGAGGTTTAAGGATAACATGGAGTTCACCAAGTTGAAGCTGAAGATGGCAGGGATTGACCCTGATGATGTTTACTCTGAAGTGCCCTATGAGAAAGGTTTCCAGTTCCTTTGGAGAATTGAGCGTGAG ATTGGCAGGCCTGCTTTCGACGAGTTTTTAAAGAAGTACATTGCAACCTTCAAGTTCCAATCAATAGATACAGAGACATTTCTTGAATTCCTCAAAACCAATGTACCTGGGATAGAAAACAAaattgaccttcacctgtgggttGAGGGGACTGGTATCCCTCCTGATGCCATGGAACCAGATTCGGCTACTTACAAAAAGATCTGCTCCTTAGCTACAGAATTCAAATCTGGAAAACTTCCAAGTGAAGATGAGGTGGCAAAGTGGAGTGGGCAAGAATGGGAACTTTACATAGAAAATCTACCAGCAGATGTTGAAGACTCACAGGTATGGGCTCTTATCAAATACCAATGTTATCTCTCATTTATTGGTGTCTGA